From a single Bryobacter aggregatus MPL3 genomic region:
- the coaBC gene encoding bifunctional phosphopantothenoylcysteine decarboxylase/phosphopantothenate--cysteine ligase CoaBC: MLRNGSPPRVILGIGGGIAAYKSAELARILIQRGYKVQPVMTAAAMQFITPLTLSTLTHAKVITHLFSERGDANAILSSAVEHIDVALENDLLLVAPATANLLAQFAHGLAGDFLTTMHLAFTGPVLLAPAMNTNMWNHAATQANLRLLRERGYHVVGPDAGDLACGMVGAGRLAEPLEIADAATALLDGQNDLAGETILITAGPTQEAIDPVRVITNRSSGKMGYALAANAAQRGAKVILVSGPVALAAPAQVEMVRVESAEQMKNAVLHRLPEASVFIGVAAVADYRPANPADQKMKKTASRLSIELEPTADILAEVGRLKGDRIVIGFAAETQNLIAEASRKLNAKNCDMVVANLVGGNGTGFEGDENEVLLVTRDAEPQAVSRAAKSVVAAKILDRIPGLRLAAHAEAR, encoded by the coding sequence ATGCTGCGGAACGGCTCTCCTCCGCGTGTCATCCTGGGCATCGGCGGTGGAATCGCCGCCTACAAATCAGCCGAACTCGCCCGAATTCTGATCCAGCGTGGATACAAAGTTCAGCCGGTGATGACGGCTGCAGCGATGCAGTTTATTACCCCGCTCACCCTGTCGACCCTCACGCATGCGAAGGTCATCACCCATTTGTTTAGCGAGCGCGGGGATGCGAACGCGATCTTGTCCAGCGCCGTCGAGCACATCGACGTCGCTCTTGAGAACGATCTGTTGTTGGTCGCTCCCGCAACAGCGAACCTTTTGGCTCAATTCGCGCACGGCTTAGCTGGCGATTTCCTGACCACAATGCATCTCGCTTTCACCGGACCCGTACTACTTGCCCCGGCAATGAATACTAACATGTGGAACCACGCAGCCACACAAGCCAATCTTCGTTTGCTGCGCGAGCGGGGTTATCACGTGGTTGGACCGGATGCGGGAGATCTCGCCTGTGGGATGGTGGGCGCAGGACGCTTGGCCGAACCGCTTGAGATTGCCGACGCCGCCACAGCCCTGCTCGACGGGCAAAACGATTTGGCCGGCGAAACCATTCTGATCACAGCCGGCCCCACCCAGGAAGCAATCGACCCTGTCCGCGTCATCACAAACCGCAGTTCAGGAAAAATGGGCTATGCCCTCGCGGCAAATGCTGCCCAGCGCGGGGCAAAAGTAATTCTCGTCAGTGGCCCGGTGGCCCTGGCAGCCCCCGCTCAGGTAGAAATGGTGCGCGTCGAATCGGCAGAACAAATGAAGAATGCCGTATTGCACCGCCTCCCCGAAGCTTCTGTCTTCATCGGGGTTGCCGCTGTCGCCGACTATCGCCCGGCCAATCCAGCAGATCAGAAGATGAAGAAAACCGCATCCCGGCTCTCGATCGAGCTGGAGCCGACCGCAGATATCCTTGCCGAAGTCGGGCGGCTCAAAGGCGATCGCATCGTCATTGGCTTTGCCGCAGAAACCCAGAATTTAATCGCCGAAGCCAGCCGGAAGCTGAATGCCAAGAATTGCGACATGGTGGTGGCAAATCTGGTCGGTGGAAACGGCACCGGCTTTGAAGGCGACGAAAATGAGGTTCTTCTGGTGACACGGGATGCCGAACCCCAGGCCGTTTCACGCGCCGCCAAGTCCGTGGTGGCGGCAAAAATTCTCGATCGCATCCCTGGCCTGCGATTGGCCGCTCACGCAGAAGCAAGATGA
- the recA gene encoding recombinase RecA, protein MNGRALSPLAQIAQQLEKKNGSGSVVVLGSRAAESVPVIPTGSLQLDHALGCGGLPRGRIIEIYGPESSGKTTLALHAIAEVQKLGGYAAFVDVEHALDAVYAARLGVDPERVLLSQPDYGEQALDIVQSMVATGQIDLIVLDSVAALVPKAELDGEMGDAFVGVHARLMSQALRKLTGLAATTGCTILFINQIREKIGVMFGSPETTTGGRALKFFASVRLDVRKLSVVKDGEEIRGNRVKVKVVKNKMAAPFREVEFEIRFGRGIDRLGELVDASVETAVLQKSGSWFSYGDQRLGQGREQAREALEGAPVMRGAIEDAVLRKLGLDYLDAGTKQQRVRPQEAPAIPEPVRVAAAAS, encoded by the coding sequence ATGAATGGACGTGCCCTTTCGCCGCTGGCGCAGATTGCACAGCAACTCGAGAAGAAGAACGGTAGCGGCTCGGTGGTGGTGCTGGGCTCGCGGGCGGCCGAGTCTGTGCCGGTGATTCCGACCGGGTCGCTGCAACTCGATCATGCGTTGGGCTGTGGGGGCTTGCCGCGTGGCCGCATCATTGAGATCTACGGGCCAGAATCCTCAGGCAAGACGACGCTGGCGCTGCACGCGATTGCTGAGGTGCAGAAGCTCGGCGGCTATGCCGCCTTTGTCGATGTGGAGCATGCGCTCGATGCGGTGTATGCGGCCCGTTTGGGCGTAGACCCGGAGCGGGTCTTACTTTCGCAGCCGGACTACGGTGAGCAGGCGCTCGACATCGTGCAATCGATGGTGGCGACAGGGCAGATCGATCTGATCGTGCTGGATAGTGTGGCGGCGCTGGTGCCGAAGGCGGAACTCGACGGGGAAATGGGCGATGCTTTTGTCGGCGTCCATGCGCGGTTGATGTCGCAGGCCTTGCGCAAATTGACGGGTCTGGCAGCGACAACCGGCTGCACGATTCTTTTTATCAATCAGATTCGCGAGAAGATCGGCGTGATGTTCGGGAGTCCGGAGACCACCACCGGCGGGCGGGCGCTGAAGTTCTTTGCCTCGGTCCGGCTGGATGTGCGCAAGTTGTCGGTGGTGAAGGACGGCGAAGAGATCCGAGGGAACCGGGTGAAGGTGAAGGTGGTCAAGAACAAGATGGCTGCTCCCTTCCGGGAGGTGGAGTTTGAGATTCGATTCGGCCGCGGAATCGATCGCCTGGGCGAACTGGTGGACGCCTCGGTGGAGACCGCGGTGCTGCAGAAGTCCGGCTCCTGGTTCAGCTATGGCGACCAGCGTCTGGGGCAGGGGCGGGAGCAAGCTCGCGAGGCGCTGGAGGGCGCACCGGTGATGCGCGGCGCGATTGAAGATGCGGTGCTGCGCAAACTTGGTCTCGACTATCTCGATGCAGGCACCAAGCAGCAGCGGGTGCGCCCGCAAGAGGCACCTGCAATTCCGGAGCCGGTGCGGGTGGCCGCCGCAGCCAGCTAG
- the tmk gene encoding dTMP kinase, with protein sequence MPNGLFLSIEGIDGSGKSTQLDLLTARLEAAGIPFLINREPGGSTVGRQIREILLNPENPVSPVAELLLYFANRAQNVDEQIRPALAAGTLVISDRYTDSTLAYQGAARGLGQALVRNLHEIACRGTEPALTVYLRVSPAVSAERLSAQKKDRLEAEGPGFHARVYEAYEALAAAYPTRMVAIDGDREASLIAGDIWRIVNERWSARD encoded by the coding sequence ATGCCCAACGGACTCTTTTTGAGCATCGAAGGCATTGACGGCAGCGGAAAATCGACACAACTCGATCTGCTCACCGCCCGTCTGGAAGCGGCCGGAATCCCCTTTCTGATCAATCGGGAACCGGGCGGCTCCACCGTCGGACGCCAGATTCGCGAGATTCTGCTCAACCCGGAGAATCCGGTCTCACCCGTCGCCGAACTGCTGCTCTATTTCGCCAATCGCGCCCAGAATGTGGATGAACAGATTCGCCCCGCTTTAGCGGCCGGCACGCTTGTCATTTCTGATCGCTATACCGATTCCACGCTCGCCTACCAGGGCGCCGCACGCGGCCTGGGACAGGCGCTGGTGCGCAACCTCCACGAGATTGCCTGCCGCGGCACGGAACCAGCCTTGACGGTCTATCTCCGCGTCTCGCCTGCCGTGAGCGCAGAGCGTCTGAGCGCCCAGAAGAAGGATCGTCTGGAGGCGGAGGGCCCTGGCTTCCACGCCCGCGTCTACGAAGCCTATGAGGCTCTTGCCGCCGCGTACCCCACACGCATGGTCGCCATTGATGGAGACCGGGAGGCAAGCCTCATCGCCGGCGACATCTGGCGCATCGTCAACGAAAGGTGGTCTGCCCGTGATTGA
- a CDS encoding RNA chaperone Hfq → MDTPIRRSLRAPISESREKPNSSVKSASTAAPKKQIPPDQTNAENFYYIKQMNTKTPMVIVLNDGEELHGVIEWYDKGSLKVNRDGEPNLLVYKSSIKYMYKDEDDED, encoded by the coding sequence TTGGACACACCGATCCGCCGTAGCTTGCGTGCCCCAATCTCTGAGTCGAGAGAAAAGCCCAATTCTTCGGTCAAATCCGCTTCGACCGCCGCTCCCAAAAAGCAGATCCCACCGGATCAGACGAATGCGGAAAATTTCTACTACATCAAGCAGATGAACACCAAGACTCCCATGGTGATTGTCCTCAACGATGGGGAAGAGTTGCATGGCGTGATCGAGTGGTACGACAAGGGTTCGCTCAAGGTAAATCGCGATGGCGAACCAAATCTGCTCGTCTATAAATCGAGTATCAAGTACATGTATAAGGATGAAGACGACGAGGATTAA
- a CDS encoding tetratricopeptide repeat protein has translation MASAANTTPDLVYGEQLLRRLEANPRDGAAYDAMGVFALEHASVPEAIDLFHRAIQLEGPEPRYCAHLGEAFARLGDYGRASACLGEAVLGEPANAELRMAYANLLHLEGDHAGAGKHYEILVAQSPAHAEAWFNLGVTRTFQQRPGEAKHAYENAVGARPVYAEAWNNLALLERLDGNYSAAEACYRRALLVRPDYRDALYNFAVLLQEQERLPEAVSIYERLLSAEASFSEAHNNLGNCYLKMNRLAEAKNQYLETLAIQATHKEAPWNLGFASLLSGDWQRGWAGYEHRLVQHEITRRQWDAPRWNGQLLRGQKILVHAEQGLGDTIQFARYLRLLDEGGMWVQVLCQPPLVSLLSQMPGVRHCTSNAEECGSGDWQVPFPSLPYHFRTRLENIPATLPYLLADPERVAEWRKLFAALPAAGRRIGVAWQGNPKHQNDRNRSIPVELLRPLFELPGQQFLSLQKGVPKASVPEELVDLSSLLLDFGETAAAMESLDLVIAVDTSVAHLAGAMGKQVWTLLPYAPDWRWLLHRDDSPWYPSMRLFRQPIAGDWRSVVRELRRALLDGGSD, from the coding sequence TTGGCAAGCGCGGCAAACACGACGCCCGATCTGGTCTACGGCGAGCAGCTCCTGCGCCGGCTCGAGGCGAATCCAAGAGACGGGGCGGCCTACGACGCCATGGGCGTTTTTGCGCTCGAACACGCCTCGGTCCCTGAGGCGATCGATCTGTTCCACCGGGCGATCCAGTTGGAAGGCCCGGAACCCCGCTACTGTGCGCATCTGGGTGAGGCTTTTGCCCGCCTGGGCGACTATGGCCGGGCCTCTGCCTGCTTAGGCGAGGCGGTGCTAGGCGAGCCGGCCAACGCCGAACTCCGGATGGCTTATGCCAACCTGCTGCATCTCGAGGGTGACCATGCGGGCGCCGGCAAGCATTACGAGATTCTGGTGGCGCAATCGCCGGCGCATGCGGAAGCCTGGTTCAATCTGGGTGTGACGCGCACCTTCCAGCAACGGCCCGGCGAGGCGAAGCATGCCTATGAGAACGCGGTGGGCGCAAGACCTGTCTATGCCGAAGCCTGGAACAATCTTGCGCTGCTCGAACGCCTGGACGGAAACTACAGCGCCGCTGAGGCTTGCTATCGCCGGGCGCTATTGGTGCGGCCCGATTACCGGGATGCGCTCTATAACTTTGCGGTGCTGCTGCAAGAGCAGGAGCGCTTGCCGGAAGCGGTGTCGATCTATGAGCGATTGCTCTCTGCCGAAGCCTCGTTCAGTGAGGCGCACAATAATCTTGGGAACTGCTATTTGAAGATGAACCGGCTGGCGGAGGCGAAAAACCAGTATCTCGAGACGCTCGCCATCCAGGCGACGCACAAAGAAGCTCCCTGGAATCTGGGCTTTGCCTCGCTCTTGAGTGGCGACTGGCAGCGTGGCTGGGCCGGATATGAACACCGTCTGGTGCAGCACGAGATCACACGGCGGCAATGGGACGCGCCGCGCTGGAATGGGCAGCTCCTGCGCGGGCAGAAGATTCTGGTGCATGCCGAGCAAGGGCTTGGCGATACGATCCAGTTCGCCCGTTATTTACGGCTGCTCGATGAAGGGGGCATGTGGGTGCAGGTGCTTTGCCAGCCGCCACTGGTAAGTCTCCTGTCGCAAATGCCGGGGGTACGCCACTGTACCTCGAATGCCGAAGAGTGTGGGAGCGGGGACTGGCAGGTGCCTTTCCCCAGCCTGCCCTATCATTTCCGGACGCGGCTGGAAAACATTCCGGCGACGCTGCCCTATCTGCTTGCTGATCCGGAGCGGGTGGCCGAGTGGCGCAAGCTCTTTGCCGCGCTCCCGGCTGCCGGGCGGCGGATCGGCGTGGCCTGGCAAGGCAACCCGAAACATCAGAATGATCGCAACCGCTCGATTCCTGTTGAGTTGCTCCGGCCGCTCTTTGAGCTGCCCGGCCAGCAGTTCCTCAGCTTGCAGAAGGGGGTGCCGAAGGCATCGGTTCCCGAGGAACTCGTCGATCTTTCGAGTCTGCTCCTCGATTTTGGGGAGACGGCGGCAGCGATGGAGTCGCTCGATCTGGTGATTGCGGTCGATACTTCGGTGGCCCACCTGGCCGGTGCGATGGGCAAGCAGGTGTGGACACTGTTACCCTATGCGCCGGATTGGCGCTGGCTGCTGCATCGGGACGATTCCCCGTGGTATCCGTCAATGCGGCTGTTCCGGCAGCCCATTGCCGGGGACTGGCGGAGTGTCGTGCGGGAACTGCGGCGGGCACTGCTCGATGGGGGAAGCGACTAG
- a CDS encoding uracil-DNA glycosylase gives MNAEQLRQYLEYFRDLGITHITAPDASQLAAISAAPPVPEAVRPAAAPVAPIATPPPIVAAPVPMKTPVNDLVLPTLAPEGDTLARIREEIGDCKRCRLCEARKSIVFGSGNEKARLVFVGEGPGADEDAQGVPFVGRAGQLLTAMIDGTAAKDSLPLRREDCYICNVVKCRPPDNRTPLPDEMEICGQFLYRQLMTLQPKAICALGSTAARALLNTKEGVTKMRGRWQRWNGIPLMVTYHPSYLLRAYNVEAKKEAWTDLRKLFHFVLDDSKVHPE, from the coding sequence ATGAACGCCGAACAACTCCGCCAATATCTCGAATACTTTCGTGATTTGGGGATCACCCACATCACGGCGCCGGATGCGAGCCAGTTAGCGGCGATTTCCGCTGCTCCGCCCGTACCGGAAGCGGTGCGCCCTGCGGCCGCACCAGTAGCTCCCATCGCCACTCCGCCGCCGATTGTCGCGGCCCCCGTACCCATGAAAACTCCCGTCAACGATCTGGTTCTGCCGACATTGGCCCCTGAGGGCGATACCCTCGCGCGCATCCGCGAAGAAATCGGCGATTGCAAGCGCTGCCGCCTTTGCGAGGCGCGCAAGTCAATTGTCTTCGGCTCTGGCAACGAAAAGGCGCGTCTGGTATTTGTTGGCGAAGGCCCGGGAGCCGACGAGGACGCGCAGGGGGTTCCGTTTGTTGGTCGAGCCGGACAATTGCTCACTGCGATGATTGACGGCACCGCCGCAAAAGATTCTCTTCCCCTGCGCCGCGAGGATTGCTATATCTGCAACGTCGTCAAGTGCCGGCCACCGGACAACCGCACGCCGCTGCCTGACGAGATGGAGATCTGTGGCCAGTTCCTCTATCGCCAATTGATGACGCTCCAGCCCAAGGCAATCTGCGCTCTGGGCTCCACGGCGGCTCGTGCGCTGTTGAACACCAAAGAAGGCGTCACCAAGATGCGTGGCCGTTGGCAGCGCTGGAACGGCATTCCCCTGATGGTCACTTATCATCCGTCCTACCTGCTGCGCGCCTACAATGTCGAGGCCAAAAAAGAGGCCTGGACCGACCTGCGCAAGCTCTTCCACTTTGTTCTCGACGACTCTAAGGTCCACCCGGAATAA
- the rpoZ gene encoding DNA-directed RNA polymerase subunit omega has protein sequence MAEVKMAPRINPNFIIPDDPDSSTYRFIIVAAKRARQLQGGQRSFLPTMSRKSTVVAMEETRRGLVQYYIPGETELKPEEES, from the coding sequence ATGGCTGAAGTTAAGATGGCTCCCCGGATCAACCCGAATTTCATCATTCCTGACGATCCAGATTCTTCCACTTACCGCTTCATCATCGTCGCCGCAAAACGCGCTCGTCAGTTGCAAGGCGGGCAGCGCTCGTTTTTGCCCACGATGTCGCGAAAATCAACTGTGGTCGCAATGGAAGAGACTCGGCGTGGGTTGGTGCAATACTACATCCCCGGCGAGACCGAGCTGAAGCCAGAAGAAGAATCCTAG
- a CDS encoding AAA family ATPase, which produces MIENFFGNTEAVATLTEMLANQRIPQTILLSGPTGVGKATLVRRFASVILQANAADLAKIEQDDLFLPHNIEMMAEREKLASDKRSEDPLSLSSHPDFVTFAPDGPLRQVSIQQIRLLKDQARLQPSRGKRRVFLIDQIDRANEQAANSLLKVLEEPPPHLLIFMTAENPYDLLPTIRSRSVNIRMHQVLETEITNFLSSRGLEQSERRARLANGSPGVAASLDIAAFDKRRAAMLNLLEVASRRAPFGSWIKNVESISASKSEKLEPYLQVLFLLLEDILLLAHGFDQIRNPDIARELKAIADAVSFAWLKRAVQLTDEMIRLLRRNIQKGIALDAFAVELRDMVAAA; this is translated from the coding sequence GTGATTGAAAACTTTTTCGGCAACACCGAAGCGGTGGCGACTCTCACCGAGATGCTCGCCAATCAGCGGATTCCGCAGACCATCCTGCTCTCCGGCCCCACAGGCGTCGGCAAGGCGACACTGGTGCGGCGCTTTGCGAGTGTGATTCTCCAGGCCAATGCGGCCGACCTGGCCAAGATCGAGCAGGATGACCTGTTCCTGCCCCACAACATCGAGATGATGGCCGAGCGGGAAAAATTGGCAAGCGACAAGCGCTCGGAGGACCCGCTCAGCCTCTCCTCGCATCCCGATTTTGTCACCTTCGCCCCGGATGGCCCGCTGCGGCAGGTCTCCATCCAGCAGATCCGCCTGCTCAAGGACCAGGCCCGGCTGCAACCTTCGCGCGGCAAGCGCCGCGTCTTTCTGATCGATCAGATCGATCGCGCCAATGAGCAGGCTGCCAATTCGCTGCTGAAGGTGCTCGAGGAGCCGCCCCCGCATCTGCTGATCTTCATGACCGCAGAGAATCCTTACGATCTGCTGCCAACCATCCGCTCCCGTTCGGTGAACATTCGCATGCACCAGGTGCTTGAAACGGAGATCACAAACTTTCTGTCTTCCCGCGGACTCGAGCAAAGCGAGCGCCGCGCCCGCCTGGCCAATGGCTCGCCTGGCGTAGCCGCTTCACTCGATATTGCCGCCTTCGACAAACGCCGCGCCGCGATGCTGAACCTGCTCGAGGTGGCCAGCCGCCGCGCTCCCTTTGGCTCTTGGATCAAGAACGTGGAATCGATTTCGGCCTCAAAATCCGAAAAGTTGGAGCCCTATCTTCAGGTTTTATTTCTGTTGCTCGAAGATATTCTCTTACTGGCCCACGGCTTCGATCAGATCCGCAACCCCGACATCGCCCGGGAGCTCAAAGCCATCGCCGATGCAGTGAGTTTTGCCTGGCTCAAGCGTGCAGTGCAGCTCACCGATGAGATGATCCGACTCCTGCGCCGGAATATCCAGAAAGGCATTGCGCTCGACGCCTTTGCCGTCGAGTTGCGGGATATGGTGGCCGCCGCCTAA
- the fliD gene encoding flagellar filament capping protein FliD, which produces MSLTPLTFSGISEYSADFQTILTRITNIASYPLNQLKNEQIDVASRRQLTNELNASMMLFGQKLSALKEVAGNRAIAASTSNAAKVSIDTVNSDTATTYTLSNITSLARAASETSKLAYANSGATPVSASGNLQLSVGDTNYSFTLGNDQNNLVGLRDKINSLGAGVTASILTVSGTENYLSISANSPGAKTLTLTEDPEGANTNLLTQANQGSDLNFVLNGVAVSRKTNQVNDLIPGVSFSVKDTSAAGESITLRLGTDRSKLSAAIADFADAYNALQSKVGAQIGQSAGLLSGDFLVREASEILRRISSFSIASGTVKNWSDLGVRFDSTGTISFDTSTFQALSDSSISDAFSFFKDTTGLGALTSRTDSFTDAVKGLAKMQLDQYDKTDTRLNSQISAMEDRVRLLTTSYQAKLQAADALLGNLASQKNIVSASIQSLNLVLYGKNQG; this is translated from the coding sequence ATGAGCCTGACCCCATTGACCTTTTCTGGAATTAGCGAATACTCTGCCGATTTCCAGACCATCCTCACGCGCATCACCAATATCGCCTCCTACCCGCTCAACCAGTTGAAGAATGAGCAAATCGACGTCGCCTCCCGGCGGCAGCTCACCAACGAGTTGAATGCCTCGATGATGCTGTTCGGGCAAAAGTTGAGTGCGCTCAAAGAGGTCGCCGGCAATCGTGCCATTGCTGCTTCCACCTCGAACGCGGCCAAGGTCAGCATCGATACCGTCAACAGCGACACCGCCACCACCTACACCCTCTCGAATATCACTTCGCTGGCCCGGGCGGCATCGGAGACCTCGAAGCTGGCCTATGCGAATTCCGGCGCCACGCCAGTCTCCGCCAGTGGCAATCTGCAGCTCAGCGTCGGCGATACCAACTACAGCTTCACCCTCGGCAACGATCAGAATAATCTGGTCGGGCTCCGCGACAAGATCAACAGTTTGGGCGCCGGGGTCACGGCCTCGATTCTGACGGTCAGCGGCACAGAGAATTATCTGAGCATCTCGGCCAATAGTCCGGGAGCCAAGACCCTCACCCTGACCGAGGATCCCGAGGGAGCAAACACGAATCTGCTCACCCAGGCCAATCAGGGCAGTGACCTGAACTTCGTGTTGAACGGGGTCGCCGTCTCCCGCAAAACCAACCAGGTGAATGACCTGATTCCGGGTGTCAGCTTCAGCGTGAAGGACACCAGTGCCGCTGGCGAATCGATCACCCTCCGCTTGGGTACGGACCGCTCGAAGCTCTCCGCAGCGATCGCAGACTTTGCCGACGCCTACAATGCCTTGCAATCGAAGGTGGGCGCGCAGATTGGCCAGTCGGCCGGGCTGCTCAGTGGAGATTTCCTCGTCCGCGAGGCGTCTGAGATTCTACGCCGCATCTCGAGCTTCAGCATCGCCTCCGGAACGGTGAAAAACTGGTCGGACCTCGGCGTCCGCTTTGATTCCACCGGCACCATTAGCTTTGACACCTCTACCTTCCAGGCGCTGAGCGACAGCTCGATCAGCGATGCGTTTTCCTTCTTCAAAGACACCACCGGCCTCGGCGCGCTGACCTCGCGCACCGACAGCTTTACCGACGCGGTCAAGGGTCTGGCGAAAATGCAACTCGACCAATACGACAAGACCGATACCCGGCTCAACTCCCAAATCTCGGCGATGGAAGACCGCGTGCGGCTGCTCACCACCAGCTACCAAGCCAAGTTGCAGGCCGCCGATGCGCTCCTCGGCAACCTTGCCTCACAAAAGAACATTGTCAGCGCCTCCATCCAGAGTCTGAATCTCGTCCTCTACGGAAAGAACCAGGGTTAG
- a CDS encoding acyl-CoA thioesterase: protein MSAWKFNANHNAPSAGRTVRESLSEISELALANDANPLGYLIGGRVMHLVDIAGAIAASRHARAPVVTASVDYMNFLHPIQIGQLVTVRSAVNRAWNTSMEVGVKVFVEDLMSGEVKHTTSAYLTFVAVDGKGGKLTVPPIVTESEEEKRRYEQAGARRAYRLEMKKKLEAGNY from the coding sequence ATGTCAGCTTGGAAGTTCAATGCCAACCACAACGCCCCGAGTGCAGGGCGGACGGTGCGGGAGAGCCTCTCGGAGATCTCGGAACTCGCGCTCGCCAATGACGCCAATCCCCTCGGCTATCTGATTGGCGGCCGGGTGATGCATCTGGTGGATATCGCGGGCGCCATTGCGGCCAGCCGCCATGCCCGCGCGCCCGTGGTGACCGCATCAGTCGATTACATGAACTTCTTGCACCCCATCCAGATTGGGCAACTGGTGACCGTGCGCAGCGCCGTCAACCGGGCCTGGAACACCTCGATGGAGGTGGGCGTGAAGGTCTTTGTCGAAGATCTCATGAGCGGGGAGGTGAAGCACACGACTTCTGCCTATCTGACCTTTGTCGCCGTAGACGGCAAAGGCGGCAAGCTCACCGTGCCGCCGATTGTCACCGAGAGCGAAGAAGAGAAAAGACGATACGAACAGGCGGGAGCCCGCCGCGCGTATCGTCTTGAAATGAAGAAAAAACTCGAGGCTGGAAATTATTAA
- a CDS encoding tetratricopeptide repeat protein: MSTVSNRIETLENLLAQAPTDSRLRYMLASEYKNGGQLELAVREFRSILTHDTSYGPAYYHGGQTLEQLNRIEEARAMYAAGIEATTRSGDSHTRGELEVALSILG; the protein is encoded by the coding sequence ATGAGTACAGTGTCCAATCGCATCGAAACTCTAGAGAACCTGCTCGCCCAGGCACCCACCGACAGCCGCCTCCGTTACATGCTGGCCAGTGAGTATAAGAATGGCGGCCAGCTCGAGTTGGCCGTCCGCGAATTCCGCTCGATTCTGACTCACGACACCAGCTATGGCCCCGCTTATTATCACGGCGGACAGACGCTTGAGCAATTGAACCGGATCGAGGAAGCGCGCGCGATGTACGCCGCCGGGATCGAAGCGACAACGCGCTCGGGCGACAGCCACACCCGTGGCGAACTCGAAGTCGCGCTCTCGATTCTCGGCTAA